The Coffea eugenioides isolate CCC68of chromosome 8, Ceug_1.0, whole genome shotgun sequence genome has a segment encoding these proteins:
- the LOC113780143 gene encoding putative receptor-like protein kinase At3g47110, whose protein sequence is MPTDSMFTEDFSLHSYVKTALSHQVMEIVDPKISMEAESIPVNYAYLLDIKGLIKGDPFHALSSWNDSIHFCDWRGVTCGRLHQRVTVLNMSSFHLVGSLSSSIGNLTFLRELNIQDNNFHGMIPEEVSRLFRLQYLRFANNSFEGELPLNITGCSELSILDLRGNRLIGGIRDDLSTLSKLYALSLSRNNFSGSIPPSMGNISSLQILSISRNNLGGNIPAEIGRLSNLHVLELSSNKLLGAVPPQLYNISTLQIFSITNNLLSGQFPATVGLTLPNLTLFLADLNQFFGSIPTTLANASGPIKISIGDNSLTGPIPQNLGSLRELQVLHFGHNPLGTDKANDISFISSLTNCTNLQILSLSRIQIGGILPTAIANLSTKLTSLWLNDNIISGSLPSGIGNLASLGYLDVRNNSLSEGEVPMDGIFANYSAFSALGNGKLCGGIKGLNLSSCPKPTKKKAKLSTPIVIAIAITIPLAIVLLLLSGYVIHRLRSSKQQLPVTSAAEKQNQKLSYAELYDSTCGFSSENLIGEGKYGSVYKGVLKPGEQMVAVKVLKLHQHGAHKSFLAECAALRNIRHRNLVKIITSCSSLDFKHNDFKALIFEYVPNGSLENWLHPSSAEEEEQSLMKLQLIQRLNIAIDIASALDYLHNHCGTPIIHCDIKPSNILLGDDFRALVSDFGLAKFVSSIEGKSHQHQSSSVAIRGTVGYVAPMVRSLGRDRDC, encoded by the exons ATGCCTACTGACAGCATGTTCACAGAAGATTTTAGTCTCCATAGTTATGTTAAGACGGCTCTTTCCCATCAGGTAATGGAAATTGTTGATCCAAAGATCTCAATGGAAGCAGAATCCATACCAG TTAATTATGCATATCTGCTTGACATCAAGGGTCTAATAAAAGGAGATCCATTCCACGCTCTAAGCTCCTGGAATGATTCCATTCATTTTTGTGATTGGCGTGGAGTCACATGTGGCCGGCTTCATCAAAGAGTCACTGTCTTGAATATGTCATCATTTCACTTGGTTGGTTCTCTTTCTTCCTCCATAGGAAACCTTACTTTTCTCAGAGAACTCAATATTCAGGATAACAATTTTCATGGTATGATTCCTGAAGAAGTAAGCAGACTTTTTCGGCTTCAGTATCTTCGTTTTGCCAATAATTCGTTTGAGGGAGAACTTCCATTAAATATCACGGGTTGTTCAGAGCTAAGTATTCTTGATTTAAGGGGTAACAGGCTCATCGGGGGAATTCGAGATGACCTGAGCACTTTATCTAAGCTTTATGCTCTGAGCCTTTCCAGGAATAATTTCTCAGGTAGCATTCCACCATCTATGGGTAATATTTCCTCTCTTCAGATACTTAGCATATCAAGAAACAATCTAGGTGGAAATATTCCAGCCGAGATTGGTCGGCTTTCAAATCTGCATGTCCTTGAGCTGTCCTCAAATAAACTTTTAGGTGCAGTTCCTCCTCAGCTCTACAACATTTCGACTCTCCAGATCTTTTCTATTACTAACAATCTATTAAGTGGACAGTTTCCTGCTACTGTGGGATTGACTCTTCCAAACCTTACTTTATTTTTGGCTGATTTGAACCAATTCTTTGGATCAATTCCAACTACATTAGCAAATGCTTCAGGGCCCATAAAAATTAGCATAGGAGACAATTCACTCACAGGACCAATTCCACAAAATCTAGGTAGCCTGAGAGAACTTCAGGTTTTGCATTTTGGCCATAATCCCCTTGGAACTGATAAAGCAAATGATATTAGCTTTATTTCCTCCTTAACAAATTGCACAAATCTACAAATATTGAGTTTGTCAAGAATTCAAATTGGAGGCATACTACCAACtgccattgccaatctttcaacCAAACTCACATCTTTGTGGCTGAATGATAACATTATATCCGGTAGCTTACCTTCTGGGATTGGAAACCTTGCAAGCTTGGGCTATCTCGATGTACGTAACAATTCTCTCTCAG AGGGTGAAGTGCCAATGGATGGGATCTTTGCAAACTATAGTGCCTTTTCAGCACTGGGGAATGGAAAGCTATGCGGAGGAATCAAAGGATTGAACTTATCATCTTGTCCTAAACCTACCAAAAAGAAAGCAAAGCTGTCTACTCCTATAGTAATAGCTATTGCCATTACTATTCCTCTAGCTATAGTTTTACTACTCTTATCTGGCTATGTAATTCATAGACTAAGAAGCTCAAAACAACAATTACCTGTTACCTCTGCAGCAGAAAAACAGAATCAGAAGCTCTCATATGCAGAATTATATGATTCCACCTGTGGTTTTTCTTCAGAAAATTTGATTGGTGAAGGTAAATATGGCTCTGTTTACAAAGGGGTCCTCAAACCTGGTGAGCAAATGGTTGCTGTTAAGGTTCTTAAGCTCCACCAACATGGTGCCCATAAGAGCTTCTTGGCTGAATGTGCAGCATTGAGAAACATCCGCCATCGAAACCTTGTCAAGATCATAACCTCTTGTTCAAGTTTAGACTTCAAGCACAACGATTTCAAGGCTTTGATTTTCGAATATGTGCCTAATGGAAGTTTAGAGAATTGGTTACATCCAAGTTCAGCTGAGGAAGAGGAACAAAGCCTAATGAAGCTCCAGTTGATACAAAGACTGAATATTGCAATCGACATTGCGTCCGCCTTGGATTACCTTCATAACCATTGTGGGACACCGATTATCCACTGTGATATAAAGCCGAGCAACATACTTCTAGGTGATGATTTTCGTGCCTTGGTTAGTGATTTTGGCCTAGCAAAATTTGTTTCCTCCATCGAAGGTAAATCCCATCAACATCAAAGCAGCTCAGTAGCAATTAGAGGAACAGTTGGATATGTTGCACCCATGGTTCGAAGTCTCGGCCGAGACCGAGACTGTTGA
- the LOC113780144 gene encoding disease resistance protein RPM1-like, protein MAESVVGFLIKQLSTLLSQESTLLGGLRPDVQSIKDELGSMKAFLRQAEAKKDNDSQLQEWVKQVREVAYDTEDVLDDFAFRFARGDANGFCGRVGKIYNSIKNLKARHRISLEIKDIKARVVEISARHQRYQSIYGTQEIGHSTSHLANANCDIHDQALLIDEAKLVGIDLPKKELISKILDDHSHLKLVSVVATATATTTLNHGKTTLVKKVYDDAAVKKQFQSHAWITLSQHFQFNVIIKDLIQQLYEEIRQPVPPQVESMNGIRLSEFVRDFLKERRYILVLDDVWSLNAWETIKYVLPDCNTASRVVLTTRIADVASASCLESYGFVHEMKPLSYEDSWTLFCNRTFQSNDCPSNLEEISRKILKKCEGLPLGIVVIGGVLALKDKDKIDEWEMILRGFGGEVDGSSKFERIRRILLLSYNDLPHHLKSCLLYLSIYPEDYPIRNVDNLLHKWIALGFIEEEEGVIASDIATRYLKELINRNLIQVKDTWDDGELKECGLHDFLREIIVSKSKEQCFTAIATGYCTRWPDKVRHLAIHDFTDNPSQGFNSLKCLRSVETFGYEDPLTTSFLSKFLSGGPKFLKVLNLVGAELDNIPKEVFKLFHLKFLDLSYTRVKIIPKSIGQLQNLESLNLGGTTITELPVEVLKLRKLCSLIIGGEGDYSNNFTIRGFKSPDGIGKLTSLESLGSIEADSDKIVREIGKLIRLRDLSITMLRREDGKELLCSLLRLTNLRQLCIYSINEEETLDLQHSVPPRFGFLARLLLHGRLERVPKWVISLQSLSRLVLMNSELSGDENAIDCLGHLPNLVSLTFHRAYEGETLCFKTGRFQKLQRLDLGQLKRLRWVRMEEESMSSLQEFVIAGCKLMEGLPLGLRNLTELQIFLLLDMSDELIHKVQNLDKHSENYQTISRIPRVCTGHWMNSEWKTEFL, encoded by the exons ATGGCTGAGAGTGTTGTAGGCTTTCTAATTAAGCAGCTTTCCACCTTACTTTCCCAAGAGAGCACGCTTTTGGGAGGACTTCGACCAGATGTTCAGTCCATCAAAGATGAACTCGGGAGCATGAAGGCTTTCCTTAGACAAGCTGAAGCAAAGAAGGACAATGACTCTCAACTCCAAGAATGGGTCAAGCAGGTTCGAGAAGTTGCTTATGATACAGAGGATGTTCTCGACGATTTTGCTTTCCGCTTTGCTCGTGGTGACGCAAATGGATTCTGTGGCCGCGTTGGAAAGATCTACAACTCAATAAAGAATCTAAAAGCCCGCCATCGGATTTCTTTGGAGATAAAAGATATCAAGGCCAGAGTTGTAGAGATTTCTGCAAGGCATCAGAGGTACCAGTCCATATATGGTACTCAAGAAATAGGACACAGCACATCCCACCTGGCAAACGCAAATTGTGATATTCATGATCAAGCACTCCTAATTGATGAAGCTAAGCTTGTTGGCATCGATCTGCCCAAAAAAGAGCTCATCTCCAAAATCCTTGATGACCATTCCCACTTGAAACTAGTTTCAGTG GTCGCGACCGCGACTGCGAccacgactttgaaccatggtaAGACCACCCTAGTGAAAAAAGTTTATGATGATGCTGCAGTGAAGAAACAATTTCAGAGCCATGCTTGGATAACTCTCTCCCAGCATTTTCAGTTCAATGTCATCATCAAGGACTTGATTCAACAATTGTACGAGGAAATCAGACAGCCAGTCCCTCCACAAGTGGAATCCATGAATGGTATTAGGCTGAGTGAATTTGTCAGAGACTTCCTCAAAGAAAGAAGGTACATCCTTGTCCTTGATGATGTGTGGAGTCTAAATGCTTGGGAAACTATCAAATATGTATTGCCTGACTGCAATACTGCTAGTCGTGTTGTATTGACAACACGAATAGCTGATGTAGCTTCTGCTTCTTGTTTGGAATCCTATGGCTTTGTCCATGAGATGAAGCCCCTCTCTTATGAAGATTCTTGGACCCTTTTTTGCAATAGAACATTTCAGAGTAATGATTGCCCTTCAAATCTAGAAGAAATTTCTAGAAAAATACTGAAAAAATGTGAGGGGCTACCGCTTGGAATTGTTGTAATTGGTGGTGTTTTGGCTTTGAAGGATAAGGACAAGATAGATGAATGGGAGATGATACTTCGTGGTTTTGGTGGCGAGGTAGATGGTAGCAGTAAGTTTGAAAGAATTAGAAGGATACTCTTACTTAGTTACAATGATTTGCCTCATCATCTCAAAAGCTGCTTATTATATCTAAGCATCTATCCTGAAGATTATCCAATTAGGAATGTCGATAATTTACTTCATAAATGGATAGCACTAGGATTTATAGAAGAGGAAGAAGGAGTGATAGCCAGTGACATTGCTACGAGATATCTAAAAGAACTCATCAACAGAAACTTAATCCAAGTTAAAGACACGTGGGATGATGGTGAATTGAAGGAATGTGGTCTTCATGATTTTCTGCGAGAAATCATTGTTTCAAAATCTAAAGAGCAGTGCTTCACAGCCATAGCCACTGGATATTGCACAAGATGGCCTGACAAAGTTCGACACCTAGCAATCCATGACTTCACTGATAATCCTTCACAAGGCTTCAACAGCTTAAAGTGTCTTCGGTCCGTGGAAACATTTGGGTATGAAGATCCTCTCACAACTTCATTTTTGTCCAAGTTTTTAAGTGGTGGTCCCAAGTTCCTAAAGGTTTTAAATTTAGTAGGAGCTGAACTAGACAACATCCCAAAGGaagttttcaaattatttcatcTCAAGTTTCTAGATCTAAGTTACACCAGAGTTAAAATTATTCCAAAATCTATTGGGCAGCTTCAAAACCTAGAATCTTTAAATCTGGGTGGAACCACTATAACAGAGTTGCCTGTGGAAGTTCTAAAGCTAAGAAAACTCTGTTCCCTTATCATAGGCGGAGAGGGTGATTATTCAAACAACTTTACCATTAGGGGCTTTAAATCTCCAGATGGAATTGGAAAGCTTACCTCCTTGGAGAGTCTGGGAAGTATAGAAGCAGACAGTGATAAAATAGTGAGGGAGATTGGAAAGCTTATTCGGTTGCGGGATTTATCCATCACAATGCTAAGAAGAGAAGATGGAAAAGAGTTGCTCTGCTCCCTCTTGAGGCTGACCAACCTTCGGCAGTTATGCATTTACTCTATTAACGAAGAGGAGACCCTTGATCTCCAACATTCCGTCCCTCCAAGATTTGGATTTCTTGCAAGGCTGTTGTTGCATGGGCGTTTAGAGAGAGTACCAAAATGGGTAATATCACTTCAATCCTTGAGCCGTTTAGTCTTGATGAATAGTGAGTTGAGTGGAGATGAGAATGCAATAGACTGTCTTGGACATTTACCCAATCTAGTATCGCTAACTTTCCATCGTGCTTATGAAGGGGAGACACTGTGTTTCAAGACTGGGCGATTCCAAAAACTCCAGAGATTAGACCTTGGGCAATTAAAAAGACTGAGATGGGTAAGAATGGAAGAGGAATCGATGTCTAGTCTTCAAGAGTTTGTTATTGCTGGTTGCAAGCTTATGGAGGGCCTGCCTTTGGGCCTCCGAAACTTGACTGAGCTTCAAATTTTTTTGCTGCTTGATATGTCTGATGAGCTAATTCACAAAGTACAGAATTTGGATAAACACAGTGAAAATTATCAAACAATTTCTCGTATCCCTCGAGTTTGCACTGGACACTGGATGAATAGTGAATGGAAAACAGAGTTCCTCTGA
- the LOC113780145 gene encoding uncharacterized protein LOC113780145 — protein sequence MDKSWMWKDRRSGEFEKGLELFLNYAFKHSSHGNGMIACPCSECKCGVCVSRADAKIHLKVFGFLKGYTQWVAHGEFVYSSAPIQTSDNVPHNVSDIGDDMNGLVHEALGIPQQDPAMAGTFESNQELLNSVAEKFYKLIDDSQQELYPGCKNFSKLSFIIRLLLLKCLGKWSNKIFDMLLDLLREAFPEAMEKLPKSYYESEKLMKELGLGYEKYDACPNDCTLYWGVNAKRTCCETCKELRWEASENDPSGEKRKVARKVLWHFSLKPRLQRLFMSSKTAKHMRW from the coding sequence ATGGATAAGAGTTGGATGTGGAAAGATAGAAGAAGTGGTGAATTTGAAAAGGGTTTGGAATTATTCTTAAACTATGCATTTAAGCATTCAAGTCATGGGAATGGAATGATTGCTTGTCCATGTTCAGAATGTAAATGTGGAGTATGTGTGTCTAGGGCAGAtgcaaaaattcatttgaagGTGTTTGGATTTCTTAAGGGATACACACAGTGGGTAGCTCACGGGGAATTTGTATACTCTTCTGCACCGATACAGACCTCAGACAATGTTCCTCATAACGTATCTGATATAGGTGATGACATGAATGGTCTAGTTCATGAAGCCTTAGGAATACCTCAACAAGATCCTGCTATGGCTGGTACATTTGAATCTAATCAGGAACTACTGAATTCAGTTGCTGAAAAGTTTTATAAGTTAATTGATGATTCTCAACAAGAACTCTACCCTGGTTGTAAAAATTTTTCCAAGCTTTCGTTCATAATTCGCTTGCTTCTCTTGAAGTGTCTGGGTAAATGGAGTAACAAAATCTTTGATATGCTTCTTGATTTGTTAAGAGAAGCATTTCCTGAAGCCATGgaaaaattgcctaaatcttACTATGAATCTGAAAAATTAATGAAAGAATTAGGACTTGGATATGAAAAGTATGATGCTTGTCCTAATGATTGCACTTTGTATTGGGGGGTAAATGCAAAAAGAACTTGTTGTGAAACATGCAAAGAACTTAGATGGGAAGCATCAGAAAATGATCCATCCggtgagaaaagaaaagtcGCACGTAAGGTTTTATGGCATTTTTCACTAAAACCCAGGTTGCAACGTTTATTTATGTCATCTAAAACTGCAAAGCATATGAGATGGTGA
- the LOC113779320 gene encoding 7-deoxyloganetin glucosyltransferase-like: MGSTALLEKKPHAVCIPAPAQGHINPMLKLAKLLHQKGFHITFVNTEFNHRRLLKSSGPDALKGLPDFQFKAIPDGLPPSEVDATPDIPTLCESFDRTCLGPFRELLAELNDTSSSEVPPVSCIVSDGAMTFTLAAAQELGIPEVLLWTSSASSYLPYFQFDKFIEKGIMPLKDASYLTNGYLDTVLDWIPGLEGIRLKDLPSFFRTTNPDDFMLKFVMQETQRSRKASAIIINTFQQLEHDVLDELSSYLPPIYTIGPLHLLENPVYGKSLTDFRSNLWKEQPECLEWLDSKDPNSVVYVNFGSIAVMTPEQLVEFAWGLANSKQNFLWILRPDLVSGSSAILPSEFLEETKERSMFAGWCPQEKVLTHPSVGGFLTHSGWNSTIESISYGVPMICWPFFADQQTNCWLCCTKWGIGMEMDNNVKRDEVESLVSELMAGEKGKEMKKKAMDWKKLAEVAVTDANLNLENLIHQVLLNPSIRDIKNRVSVRK, from the exons ATGGGTTCCACTGCTTTACTGGAGAAGAAGCCTCACGCCGTCTGCATACCAGCTCCAGCTCAAGGCCACATAAACCCCATGCTAAAGCTAGCCAAGCTCCTCCACCAAAAGGGTTTTCATATCACCTTTGTCAACACAGAATTCAACCACAGGCGCTTGCTTAAATCCAGCGGTCCTGATGCCTTAAAGGGACTGCCTGATTTCCAATTTAAAGCCATCCCTGACGGACTTCCTCCTTCTGAGGTCGATGCTACCCCAGATATTCCAACCCTTTGTGAATCTTTTGATAGAACTTGCTTAGGTCCCTTCAGGGAGCTACTTGCTGAACTCAACGATACCTCTTCCTCAGAAGTGCCCCCTGTTTCTTGCATAGTTTCCGATGGAGCAATGACCTTCACTCTAGCAGCTGCTCAAGAACTTGGCATCCCTGAAGTTCTTCTTTGGACCTCCAGCGCATCTTCCTACTTGCCGTATTTCCAGTTTGACAAGTTTATCGAAAAGGGTATCATGCCACTCAAAG ATGCTAGTTATTTGACAAATGGATATCTAGACACTGTTCTAGATTGGATTCCAGGATTAGAGGGTATACGCTTGAAGGATCTTCCAAGCTTCTTTCGAACCACAAATCCCGATGATTTCATGTTGAAATTCGTCATGCAAGAAACTCAGAGATCTAGAAAGGCCTCTGCCATCATTATAAACACCTTTCAACAACTGGAACATGATGTATTAGATGAACTTTCATCTTATCTTCCTCCAATTTACACCATTGGACCACTACACTTGCTAGAGAATCCTGTGTATGGTAAGTCTTTAACAGATTTTCGATCAAATCTCTGGAAGGAACAGCCAGAATGTCTTGAGTGGCTTGACTCGAAAGATCCAAACTCTGTGGTTTATGTCAACTTTGGAAGCATTGCTGTTATGACACCTGAGCAACTAGTCGAATTTGCTTGGGGACTTGCTAATAGCAAACAAAACTTTTTGTGGATTTTAAGGCCAGATCTTGTCTCAGGCAGTTCAGCTATTCTGCCAAGTGAGTTTCTTGAAGAAACCAAAGAAAGAAGCATGTTTGCAGGCTGGTGCCCTCAAGAGAAAGTCCTTACCCATCCTTCTGTTGGCGGATTCTTAACTCATAGTGGGTGGAATTCCACAATCGAAAGTATTAGTTATGGGGTGCCTATGATCTGCTGGCCCTTTTTTGCCGATCAACAAACTAATTGCTGGCTTTGCTGCACTAAATGGGGTATTGGAATGGAGATGGACAATAATGTCAAGAGGGATGAAGTTGAAAGCCTTGTTAGCGAGTTAATGGCGGGAGAGAAGGGtaaggaaatgaagaaaaaagccATGGACTGGAAAAAATTGGCAGAAGTGGCTGTGACAGATGCTAACTTGAATCTTGAGAATTTGATTCATCAAGTGCTTCTCAATCCAAGCATTCGAGACATCAAGAACCGTGTATCTgttagaaaataa
- the LOC113780146 gene encoding 7-deoxyloganetin glucosyltransferase-like, with protein sequence MGSIARPEKKPHAVCIPFPAQGHIKPMLKLAKLLHQKGFHITFVNTEFNHRRLLKSRGPDALNGLPDFQFKAIPDGLPPSDVDATQDILSLCESIDRNCLGPFRELLAELNDTSSSEVAPVSCIVSDGATTFTLVAAQELGIPEVLLWTSSAPSYLAFFQFDKFIEKGIIPLKDASYLTNGYLDTVLDWIPGLEGIRLKDLPSLLRTTNPDDFMVKFAMQETKRARKASAIIINTFQQLEHDVLDALSSHLPPIYTIGPLHLLENHMHDKSLTDLQSNLWKEEPECLEWLDLKDPNSVVYVNFGSIAVMTPEQLVEFAWGLANSKQNFLWILRPDLVSGNSAILPSEFLEETKERSMFAGWCPQEKVLSHPAVGGFLTHSGWNSTIESISYGVPMICWPFFADQQTNCWFCCTKWGIGMEIDNNVKRNEVEGLVSELMAGEKGKEMKKKAMDWKKLAETAVTDSNLNLENLIHQVLLNPSI encoded by the exons ATGGGTTCCATTGCTCGACCGGAGAAGAAGCCTCATGCCGTCTGCATACCATTTCCAGCTCAAGGCCACATAAAACCCATGCTAAAGCTAGCCAAGCTCCTCCACCAAAAGGGTTTTCATATCACCTTTGTCAACACAGAATTCAACCACAGGCGCTTGCTTAAATCTAGAGGTCCTGATGCCCTCAATGGGTTGCCTGATTTCCAATTTAAAGCCATTCCTGACGGACTTCCCCCTTCTGATGTCGATGCTACCCAAGATATTCTAAGCCTTTGTGAATCTATTGATAGAAATTGCTTAGGTCCCTTCAGGGAGCTACTTGCTGAACTCAACGATACCTCTTCCTCAGAAGTGGCCCCGGTTTCTTGCATAGTTTCCGATGGAGCAACGACCTTCACTCTAGTAGCTGCTCAAGAACTTGGCATCCCTGAAGTTCTTCTTTGGACCTCCAGCGCACCTTCCTACTTGGCGTTTTTCCAGTTTGACAAGTTTATCGAAAAGGGTATCATACCACTCAAAG ATGCTAGTTATTTGACAAATGGATATCTAGATACTGTTCTAGATTGGATTCCAGGATTAGAGGGTATACGCTTGAAGGATCTTCCAAGCTTATTACGAACCACAAATCCCGATGATTTCATGGTGAAATTCGCCATGCAAGAAACTAAGAGAGCTAGAAAGGCTTCTGCCATCATTATAAACACCTTTCAACAACTGGAACATGATGTATTAGATGCACTTTCATCTCATCTTCCTCCAATTTACACCATTGGACCACTACACTTGCTAGAGAATCATATGCATGATAAGTCTTTAACAGATCTTCAATCAAATCTCTGGAAGGAAGAGCCAGAATGTCTTGAATGGCTTGACTTGAAAGATCCAAACTCTGTGGTTTATGTCAACTTTGGAAGCATTGCTGTTATGACACCCGAGCAATTAGTCGAATTTGCTTGGGGACTTGCTAATAGCAAACAAAACTTTTTGTGGATTTTAAGGCCAGATCTTGTCTCAGGCAATTCAGCTATTCTGCCAAGTGAGTTTCTTGAAGAAACCAAAGAAAGAAGCATGTTTGCAGGCTGGTGCCCTCAAGAGAAAGTTCTCAGCCATCCTGCTGTTGGAGGATTCTTAACTCATAGTGGGTGGAATTCCACAATCGAAAGTATTAGTTATGGGGTGCCTATGATCTGCTGGCCATTTTTTGCTGACCAACAAACTAATTGCTGGTTTTGCTGCACTAAATGGGGTATTGGAATGGAGATAGACAATAATGTCAAGAGGAATGAGGTTGAAGGCCTTGTTAGCGAGTTAATGGCTGGAGAGAAAGGtaaggaaatgaagaaaaaggccATGGACTGGAAAAAATTGGCAGAAACGGCCGTGACAGATTCTAACTTGAATCTTGAGAATTTGATTCATCAAGTGCTTCTCAATCCAAGTATTTGA
- the LOC113780147 gene encoding 7-deoxyloganetin glucosyltransferase-like, with translation MDSISLLEKKPHAVCIPFPAQGHINPMLKLAKLLHHKGFHITFVNSEFNHKRLLKSRGPDSLNGLPDFQFETIPDGLPPSDVDATQDTASLCESTTKHGLGPLRELLARLNDTSSSNVPPVSCIISDAGMSFTLAAAEELGIPEIYLWTASACSYLAYFHFSQLIDKGITTLKDASYLTNGYLDTVLEWTIPGMEGIRLRDLPSFLRTTNPDDFMLKFILQETESAQRASAIILNTFQELDHYVISSFPAYLPPIYPIGPLHVLENQIDDKSLEVLGSNLWKEEPECLEWLDSKEPNSVVYVNFGSITVMTPEQLVEFAWGLANSKQTFLWIIRPDLVKGDLAILPDEFVEETKHRGLFASWCNQGKVLSHSSVGGFLTHSGWNSTIESISSGVPMICWPFFSDQQTNCWFCCTKWGIGMEIDNNVKRDEVESLVIELMSGKKGKEMKKKAMEWKKLAEDAACCSSGSSSVNFENLISQLQQSKTLDTLESNHDNVNNWPH, from the exons ATGGATTCCATTTCTTTGTTAGAGAAGAAGCCTCATGCGGTCTGCATCCCATTCCCTGCTCAAGGTCACATAAACCCCATGCTTAAACTTGCCAAGCTTCTTCACCACAAAGGTTTTCATATCACCTTTGTTAACAGCGAATTCAACCACAAACGCCTGCTAAAATCTAGAGGTCCTGATTCCCTCAATGGTTTACCTGATTTCCAATTCGAAACCATTCCTGATGGGCTTCCTCCTTCTGATGTGGATGCCACCCAAGATACTGCCTCCCTTTGTGAGTCCACCACTAAGCATGGCTTAGGTCCATTAAGAGAACTTCTTGCCAGACTCAATGATACCTCTTCCTCCAACGTACCTCCCGTTTCTTGCATAATTTCGGATGCAGGTATGAGCTTCACACTTGCAGCTGCTGAAGAGCTAGGCATTCCCGAAATTTATCTTTGGACCGCCAGTGCATGTTCCTACTTGGCATACTtccatttttcacaacttattGACAAGGGTATCACGACACTCAAAG ATGCTAGTTACTTGACAAATGGGTATCTTGATACAGTTCTTGAATGGACCATTCCCGGAATGGAAGGTATTCGTTTGAGAGATCTTCCAAGTTTCCTAAGAACCACAAATCCAGATGACTTTATGCTAAAATTCATCCTACAAGAAACGGAGAGTGCTCAAAGGGCTTCCGCTATTATTTTAAATACTTTTCAAGAATTGGACCATTATGTAATAAGTTCTTTTCCAGCTTATCTTCCCCCAATCTATCCCATTGGGCCACTACATGTCCTCGAGAATCAGATTGATGATAAGAGTCTAGAGGTGCTGGGATCAAATCTTTGGAAGGAAGAACCAGAATGTCTTGAATGGCTTGATTCAAAAGAACCAAACTCCGTGGTTTATGTGAACTTTGGAAGCATTACTGTAATGACACCTGAGCAACTAGTTGAATTTGCATGGGGACTCGCTAACAGCAAACAAACTTTTTTATGGATCATAAGGCCTGATCTGGTCAAGGGCGATCTAGCTATTCTTCCTGACGAATTTGTGGAAGAAACCAAACATAGAGGCTTGTTTGCAAGTTGGTGCAATCAAGGGAAAGTTCTTAGCCACTCGTCTGTGGGAGGATTCTTAACTCATAGTGGATGGAATTCCACAATTGAAAGTATTAGCAGTGGGGTGCCTATGATATGTTGGCCATTTTTCTCTGATCAACAAACCAATTGCTGGTTTTGCTGCACCAAGTGGGGCATTGGAATGGAGATAGACAATAATGTTAAGAGGGATGAAGTTGAAAGTCTTGTTATAGAGTTAATGTCTGGAAAGAAAGGTAAGGAGATGAAGAAAAAAGCCATGGAGTGGAAAAAATTGGCAGAAGATGCTGCTTGTTGTTCTAGTGGTTCTTCTTCCGTGAATTTTGAGAATTTGATCAGTCAACTGCAACAATCCAAGACATTAGACACGTTGGAATCCAACCACGATAATGTTAATAATTGGCCTCATTAA